A window of Papilio machaon chromosome 1, ilPapMach1.1, whole genome shotgun sequence contains these coding sequences:
- the LOC106710683 gene encoding diacylglycerol O-acyltransferase 1 isoform X2 codes for MTTEAEEKALRYRRAQSVTRAEEITEKEKKARRLQVDKPCHKPRDSLFSWSSEFTNFTGLVNWGFLMLTIGGLRLCLENFLKYGILVNPLEWIIVLTGYSEGRTQQYPSIILLIFSVVPVVISLIIERAISVDILSDKIGISLQISNIVFLISLPVVVLHFRSQDFSFVGITTVCMIYLILFLKLWSYCHTNYWCRSSLRAKPKKTKLRRQSLSAPNYKSLDDEKSELAAVGLVQYPDNLNLKDLLYFLFAPTLCYELNFPRTTRIRKRFLIKRIVEVVFGVNLVMALFQQWMIPTVTNSVHQFSEMNMIKMAERLLKLAVPNHLIWLCFFYLTFHSFLNLMGELLHFADRNFYNDWWNANNIATFWSSWNRPVHMWALRHVYIPITDRGYGKSNASIVVFFLSAFFHEYLVSVPLQMFRIWAFLGMMAQPPLSIISRFAEVRLGPRWGNIIVWSSLILGQPLAIMMYYHDYALTHTLKTPAVI; via the exons atgACTACAGAGGCTGAAGAAAAAGCTCTACGTTACAGAAGGGCTCAAAGTGTGACTAGGGCTGAAGAAATAACAGAAAAAGAGAAGAAAGCTAGAAGACTGCAAGTAGATAAACC ATGCCATAAACCAAGAGATTCTCTATTCTCATGGAGTTCAGAGTTCACAAACTTTACTGGTCTCGTAAACTGGGGATTTTTGATGCTAACTATTGGTGGCTTACGACTGTGCCTTGAAAACTTTTTGaa gtATGGAATATTAGTTAATCCTCTGGAATGGATCATTGTATTAACTGGTTATAGTGAAGGACGCACACAGCAGTATCCTTCTATCATTTTACTTATAT TTAGTGTGGTGCCAGTTGTTATCAGTTTGATTATTGAAAGAGCTATTTCAGTT gatATACTTAGTGATAAAATAGGCATCAGCCTGCAGATTTCAAATATTGTATTCCTGATAAGCTTGCCTGTGGTTGTGCTGCATTTTAGAAGCCAGGATTTTAGTTTTG tGGGAATCACAACTGTTTGTATGATATAcctgattttgtttttaaaattatggaGCTATTGCCATACTAATTACTGGTGTCGAAGCAGTCTCAGAGCAAAGCCTAAGAAGACCAAACTGCGGAGACAAAGTCTTTCAGCACCTAATTACA AAAGCTTAGACGATGAGAAGAGTGAGCTGGCGGCGGTCGGTCTCGTGCAGTATCCGGACAATCTGAACCTCAAAGACTTGTTATACTTTTTGTTTGCACCCACACTTTGCTATGAGTTGAATTTCCCGCGCACCACACG tATCAGAAAACGATTTCTTATTAAAAGGATTGTTGAAGTTGTTTTCGGTGTGAATCTTGTTATGGCGTTATTCCAACAATGGATGATACCAACTGTAACGAACAGTGTACATCAGTTTTCCGAAATGAATATGATTAAAATGGCGGAACGGTTATTGAAATTAGCG GTACCAAACCATTTGATATGGTTGTGTTTCTTTTATCTTACGTtccattcatttttaaacttgaTGGGTGAACTGTTACACTTTGCGGACCGCAACTTCTACAACGACTGGTGGAACGCCAACAACATCGCCACGTTCTGGAGCTCGTGGAACAGGCCCGTGCACATGTGGGCGTTGAGACACGTCTACATTCCTATCACAGACCGGGGCTACGGCAAATCCAACGCCAGTATTGTTGTCTTCTTTTTATCAGCTTTCTTCCATGAGTATCTG GTGAGTGTACCACTCCAGATGTTCAGAATCTGGGCGTTTCTGGGTATGATGGCGCAGCCCCCGCTGTCGATTATCTCTCGCTTTGCGGAGGTGCGGCTGGGCCCGCGCTGGGGGAACATCATCGTGTGGAGCTCGCTCATACTTGGTCAGCCGCTCGCCATCATGATGTACTACCACGACTACGCTCTCACTCACACACTCAAAACACCAGCAGTTATATAA
- the LOC106710683 gene encoding diacylglycerol O-acyltransferase 1 isoform X1, with protein sequence MTTEAEEKALRYRRAQSVTRAEEITEKEKKARRLQVDKPCHKPRDSLFSWSSEFTNFTGLVNWGFLMLTIGGLRLCLENFLKYGILVNPLEWIIVLTGYSEGRTQQYPSIILLIFSVVPVVISLIIERAISVDILSDKIGISLQISNIVFLISLPVVVLHFRSQDFSFVGITTVCMIYLILFLKLWSYCHTNYWCRSSLRAKPKKTKLRRQSLSAPNYNELMNAEHEQSLDDEKSELAAVGLVQYPDNLNLKDLLYFLFAPTLCYELNFPRTTRIRKRFLIKRIVEVVFGVNLVMALFQQWMIPTVTNSVHQFSEMNMIKMAERLLKLAVPNHLIWLCFFYLTFHSFLNLMGELLHFADRNFYNDWWNANNIATFWSSWNRPVHMWALRHVYIPITDRGYGKSNASIVVFFLSAFFHEYLVSVPLQMFRIWAFLGMMAQPPLSIISRFAEVRLGPRWGNIIVWSSLILGQPLAIMMYYHDYALTHTLKTPAVI encoded by the exons atgACTACAGAGGCTGAAGAAAAAGCTCTACGTTACAGAAGGGCTCAAAGTGTGACTAGGGCTGAAGAAATAACAGAAAAAGAGAAGAAAGCTAGAAGACTGCAAGTAGATAAACC ATGCCATAAACCAAGAGATTCTCTATTCTCATGGAGTTCAGAGTTCACAAACTTTACTGGTCTCGTAAACTGGGGATTTTTGATGCTAACTATTGGTGGCTTACGACTGTGCCTTGAAAACTTTTTGaa gtATGGAATATTAGTTAATCCTCTGGAATGGATCATTGTATTAACTGGTTATAGTGAAGGACGCACACAGCAGTATCCTTCTATCATTTTACTTATAT TTAGTGTGGTGCCAGTTGTTATCAGTTTGATTATTGAAAGAGCTATTTCAGTT gatATACTTAGTGATAAAATAGGCATCAGCCTGCAGATTTCAAATATTGTATTCCTGATAAGCTTGCCTGTGGTTGTGCTGCATTTTAGAAGCCAGGATTTTAGTTTTG tGGGAATCACAACTGTTTGTATGATATAcctgattttgtttttaaaattatggaGCTATTGCCATACTAATTACTGGTGTCGAAGCAGTCTCAGAGCAAAGCCTAAGAAGACCAAACTGCGGAGACAAAGTCTTTCAGCACCTAATTACA ATGAACTCATGAACGCGGAACATGAGC AAAGCTTAGACGATGAGAAGAGTGAGCTGGCGGCGGTCGGTCTCGTGCAGTATCCGGACAATCTGAACCTCAAAGACTTGTTATACTTTTTGTTTGCACCCACACTTTGCTATGAGTTGAATTTCCCGCGCACCACACG tATCAGAAAACGATTTCTTATTAAAAGGATTGTTGAAGTTGTTTTCGGTGTGAATCTTGTTATGGCGTTATTCCAACAATGGATGATACCAACTGTAACGAACAGTGTACATCAGTTTTCCGAAATGAATATGATTAAAATGGCGGAACGGTTATTGAAATTAGCG GTACCAAACCATTTGATATGGTTGTGTTTCTTTTATCTTACGTtccattcatttttaaacttgaTGGGTGAACTGTTACACTTTGCGGACCGCAACTTCTACAACGACTGGTGGAACGCCAACAACATCGCCACGTTCTGGAGCTCGTGGAACAGGCCCGTGCACATGTGGGCGTTGAGACACGTCTACATTCCTATCACAGACCGGGGCTACGGCAAATCCAACGCCAGTATTGTTGTCTTCTTTTTATCAGCTTTCTTCCATGAGTATCTG GTGAGTGTACCACTCCAGATGTTCAGAATCTGGGCGTTTCTGGGTATGATGGCGCAGCCCCCGCTGTCGATTATCTCTCGCTTTGCGGAGGTGCGGCTGGGCCCGCGCTGGGGGAACATCATCGTGTGGAGCTCGCTCATACTTGGTCAGCCGCTCGCCATCATGATGTACTACCACGACTACGCTCTCACTCACACACTCAAAACACCAGCAGTTATATAA
- the LOC106710686 gene encoding transcription factor MafA has product MVEHALVDCSQASAMQTLPPQPHREDDDQLADEYVQNFELDHLEDHNLVKREPLRTGWNELVEAPSACARVCRAWPDAGPYPQPHVAIAVDPSTPPETPPVPIGRSPCRAALVDDVLWLPHMREPLDMRTVPCGNFEEWDRREWREQDHHSMQQVALRPASSCSALSPRTGGQHQGYQTSSCGDDLISDELLMTLSVRELNKRLHGFPREDVTRLKQKRRTLKNRGYAQNCRSKRLQQRQELELTNRSLQDELQLLQLQVARVTHERDVLKQRLSLMGREHTVPQHAPPTPHSSPEFFSEL; this is encoded by the coding sequence ATGGTGGAACACGCACTTGTGGACTGCTCCCAGGCGAGCGCCATGCAAACCCTGCCGCCGCAGCCGCATCGCGAGGATGACGACCAACTCGCCGATGAGTATGTTCAAAATTTCGAACTCGATCACCTCGAGGATCATAACCTTGTGAAACGAGAGCCTCTGCGGACCGGATGGAATGAATTAGTGGAGGCGCCCTCCGCCTGTGCCCGCGTCTGCCGCGCCTGGCCCGACGCGGGGCCCTACCCGCAGCCACACGTTGCCATCGCTGTCGACCCGAGCACGCCGCCAGAAACGCCGCCGGTGCCCATTGGCCGGAGCCCGTGCCGCGCGGCGCTCGTCGATGACGTTCTGTGGTTACCGCACATGAGAGAACCTTTAGACATGCGCACCGTTCCCTGTGGCAATTTTGAGGAATGGGATCGTCGGGAGTGGAGGGAACAGGATCACCACAGCATGCAGCAAGTTGCGCTCCGACCAGCGAGCTCCTGTTCGGCACTGTCTCCCCGTACCGGCGGCCAGCACCAGGGATATCAGACATCCTCCTGCGGGGACGACCTCATAAGTGATGAGCTCCTTATGACCCTGAGCGTACGTGAGCTTAACAAACGGCTGCACGGATTTCCCCGCGAGGACGTGACGCGCCTCAAACAGAAGAGGCGCACGCTAAAAAACCGCGGCTACGCACAGAACTGCCGCAGCAAGCGGCTGCAGCAGCGCCAGGAGCTGGAACTGACGAACCGGTCACTGCAGGATGAGTTGCAGTTACTGCAGCTGCAGGTGGCGCGCGTCACGCACGAGCGCGATGTGCTCAAGCAACGGCTCTCGCTGATGGGCCGCGAGCACACGGTGCCGCAGCACGCGCCGCCCACGCCGCACTCCTCGCCGGAGTTCTTCTCGGAGCTGTGA